Proteins from one Triticum aestivum cultivar Chinese Spring chromosome 7A, IWGSC CS RefSeq v2.1, whole genome shotgun sequence genomic window:
- the LOC123154773 gene encoding uncharacterized protein, translating into MAAATNTKPKRQQPAPVLDPKFEWADKASTYVLRLSLEGFKKGDFRVQVDGAGRLTVSGARPGATPGSLHKVFQLPSTASLDDIAGRFESGVLTLTVPKRAYSGVPAPTSIEEIKRDKPGVAKEDVRPPPTKDVDGNDKKAASGDDSTTKPKEEIAKEEDVSNKPMDEATKNAQQQKQPEEASNHKQEQQKLAPEPEVKKEQEVKPAPEPEVAIDEKDKAVVDQESLAAGVRRRIEEEKAKAAAAAMEAKAVLEKKATACSGWKQRVAGGLEQLTDMKWADSVVEKARNNKEVVAIAIAAFSLGFFVSHKLFRK; encoded by the coding sequence ATGGCGGCCGCCACCAACACCAAGCCGAAGAGGCAGCAGCCGGCACCGGTCCTGGACCCCAAGTTCGAATGGGCGGACAAGGCCAGCACCTACGTGCTCCGCCTCAGCCTCGAGGGGTTCAAGAAGGGCGACTTCAGGGTGcaggtggacggcgccggcaggctcACCGTGAGCGGGGCGAGGCCGGGTGCCACCCCGGGCTCCTTGCACAAGGTCTTCCAGCTCCCGTCTACAGCCAGCCTCGATGACATCGCCGGCCGCTTCGAGTCCGGCGTGCTCACGCTCACCGTGCCCAAGCGCGCGTACTCTGGTGTCCCCGCGCCGACGAGCATCGAGGAGATTAAGAGGGATAAACCTGGTGTGGCCAAGGAAGACGTCAGGCCGCCGCCAACCAAAGACGTCGACGGCAACGATAAGaaggcggccagcggcgacgaCAGCACCACCAAGCCTAAGGAAGAGATCGCCAAGGAGGAGGATGTGTCCAACAAGCCCATGGACGAGGCCACGAAGAATGCTCAACAGCAGAAGCAACCGGAGGAGGCAAGCAACCACAAACAAGAGCAGCAAAAGCTAGCACCAGAACCAGAGGTGAAGAAGGAGCAAGAAGTGAAGCCGGCGCCGGAGCCGGAGGTTGCCATCGACGAGAAGGACAAAGCGGTGGTTGACCAGGAGAGCCTGGCGGCGGGCGTGAGACGGCGCATCGAGGAAGAGAAAGCCAAGGCTGCGGCCGCTGCCATGGAAGCCAAAGCGGTGTTGGAGAAGAAGGCCACCGCGTGCAGCGGCTGGAAGCAGCGCGTGGCAGGGGGGCTGGAGCAGCTGACAGACATGAAGTGGGCGGACAGCGTGGTGGAGAAGGCAAGGAACAACAAGGAGGTGGTCGCCATCGCCATCGCTGCTTTCTCGCTCGGCTTCTTCGTCTCTCACAAGTTATTCAGGAAGTGA